A segment of the Curtobacterium sp. MCSS17_007 genome:
CGAACCGCAGCGGTCCGTCCGCGGCTGGGAACGCGCGATCGACGCCCAGAGCCGTGTCGAGCGCGCGGTCCGACGCATCGCGGCACAGACGCCCGAGCGGGGCATCGCGTTCATCGCCCACGGCGGGGTCGGCGCGCTCCTGCTGGCGAGCCTTCGACGCGAGCGCATCAGCCGCGCACTCGATCAGCCCGCGATGGGGAGTTCCTTCACCTTCGACCCACTCGACTGGACGGCACTGTCGCCGTGGGAGCACATCCGCTGAAGCGGCGCGTGGGTCGGTCAGCCCGGACCCGACAACGGTTCAACCGGTCGACGGCAGTACCCTGACCTGCAGGGGAACACGAGGGGGGAAACAGATGAGCGACGACGTCCGGGAACGATCGACGGCATGGCAGCTGGGGTGGCTCGCGGTGTCCGGACCGGCCGTGATCGTCGTCAGCGTGGCCCTGTACGTCCTGCTGCACGCTGTCTTCATGGGCTACCTCGCGGTGTTGCTGCAGCTCTGGGTCCTCGCCGCCGTCGTCTTCGGCATCTGCGCCGTCGTCACCGGCGTCCGTGACCGGAAGCGGCAGCGGCAGCGGCAGCGGCAGCGGAGGGGATGCCACCCGCGGCGCTGTGATCGGCGTCGTCGGGGCAGCCCTGAGCGCCGCGGAACTCGTCGGCTTCGGCTCCCTGGTCGCCCTCCTCAGCCAAGTGTCCTGATCGAAGGCGCCCCGTGGACGACCAGCGCACCATCGCCGAGATGAACAGCCCACGGAAGGCGTTCCGGGTCACTGCCCGGACCGGGTTCGTCGTCGCGGCGGCGATGTTCCTCCTCCCACTCGTCCTCCCGCTGGTCGGCGCCGGCGCCCACGCCGTGGCGATCGTCAGCATGACGGCGGCATGGGCGGTGCTGGCGTCCGCGTCCTCGTTCGCCGCGATGGCAGCCACGAAGCCCGGCGGACACCCCTGGGTGCACCAGCTGTGGGCCATCCCCGTCGCGATCATCGCGATGGTCCCCGGCGCCGTGACCGCACTCCTGGTCTACGGGTCGCTCGCATCGGCGGCCGAGCACGCACCCACGTGACGGGCGGGCGCGGACGCGCCCGCGGAATGCGCGCCTCCAGACCCGGACTGGAGGCGTGGCGGCGGCCCGCCCCGCCGCTCGCGTCAGCGCGGGATCACCCTGGGACAGGGCGACGCTCAGTCCCAGGGACCGTCCGCGGTCCCGAGGTGCTCTGCGCCCAGCGGTGTGATCGGCAGCGCCGCGAGGCTCGCGATCCCCACCTGCAGGAGTGCCGCTCGCGAGGTCCCGCCGCGTCCGATCGCCCCCATTCCCTCGATGACCGCGCAGAAGTAGGTGCCGAGCGCCTCGGCGTCGGCGTCTGCCTCGACCTCGCCGGCTGCCTGCGCATCCACGATGCAGGCCGTGTAGCCAGCGCGGATGGTGTCGAACGCCTCGGTCACTGTGGCGGCCGCCTCGGTCACTGTGGCGGCCGCCTCGGCGTCACGACGCCCTGCGCGACGAGTTCGGTGACGCGGTGACGCCGATCCGCGCGGACGCCGCTCAGCAGGCCGACATCGCGACGGTCTTCGCCGCGGTCGCCGAAAGGGGTCGCGGCCTGGACGCCGTCCACGCGAACGCCGACGGCGGGGAGTTCGAGGCCCTCGACGCGGTCACCGCGGAGGACTTCGAGGCGACGTTCGGCACCAACGTCCGTGGCACCACGCTCACCCTGCAGGGCGCGGTGCCGTTCCTGCGCGAGGAGTCGGCCGTCGTCGTGACCGGATCGACGGCGGCGTCCGGCACCGAGCCGTCGTTCGGGCTGTACGGGGCGTCGAAGGCTGCGGTCGCTGCCCTCACCCGGACATGGGCGGCCGAGCTCGCACCGCTCGGGGTCCGGATCAACACCATCGTTCCTGGTCCGACGGAGACGCCGGGGCTCGCAGGTCTCGCTCCGCGCAACCCGGACGCGATGCTCGAGCAGATGGCGAGCGGGCTCCCGTTCGGCCGGCTCCTGCTTCCGGAGGAGGTCGCCGCCTCGGCGCTCTTCCTCGTGTCCGACCAGAGCTCGGGGATGACGGGGAGCGAGCTCCTCGTCGACGGGGGCAACAGCATCGTCTGACGTACCGACGACGTCATGGGCTTCGGGCGCTGCCGTAGCGCAGGACCGACCGGATGTGGAACGACGCGAGCCAGATGCAGCAAGCCGATCCTCGCAGCATGAACGCTCTCCTCATCGGGTACGCCCGCGTCTCAACCCACGAACAAGACCTCACCGCGCAGCGCGTCGCGCTTGAACGGCTCGGAGTCCTTCCGATCAACATCCACACTGACCACGGCTTGACCGGCACGAATCGTTCACGACCCGGTCTCCGCGAAGCGCTCGCTTCCTGCCGTGACGGAGACACGCTGGTGATCGCGAAGCTGGACCGGTTGGCCAGGCGCCTCCGCGATGCGAAGGACATCGTCGACGAACTCACGGCGAAGAACGTGAAGCTCAACATCGGTGGCTCTGTCCACGATCCGAACGACCCCGTGGGTCGGCTGCTGTTCAACGTCCTCGCGATGGTGGCCGAGTTCGAATCAGACCTGATCCGAGCCAGGACACGCGAGGGAATGCAGATCGCGAAGGCGAAGGGTCACCTCCGTGGGCGACAGCCCAAGCTCAACGTCGCGCAGCAGCGGCACCTCCTCGAAGTGCACGAGGCCGGCACACATTCGGTCGCCGAGCTTGCGGAACTCTTCAGTGTTGGACGAGCGACCGTCTACCGCTGCATCGACCGCCAAGTGCACCCTGACCGCTGACCAGCCCGATCCGCTCTCGGACGCACGCGTCCGAGAGCCGATCGTTCACCAAGAGCATGGGCGGCCGCGGAGACTCACTCTCCGTGGTCGCTTGCGATTGATTCTTGCCTGGTTCAGGCGGTGCGCGTGGTCCTCGTGGCAGGGTGCCAGCGGAAGAGCTCGACGAGCCGCGAGAAGACTGGAGTGCGCGACACCACGAGGAAGATCGCGTAGCCGACGGCCCCGCCGACGGTGTTCCAAAGGAAGTCGTTGACGTCCGCGACATGACCACCGCCGAAGAGCCCGTCCGTGACGATCTGCAGGAGTTCGATCGCAAGACTGACCGCCGCGGCGGCGAGGACCACCTTCACCCAGGACGGTTGGCGCATCAGCAGCGGGATCAAGATGCCCAACGGGGCGAACACGATCACATTCGTGATTGCATCCATCACCTCGTAGTCGTGGAACGGGATCATTGCCAGCTTCGGCGTCCACGGCTGCAGCTGCGGGTGCCGGTTGAGGTAGATCGGGAGCACGGTGTTCGCGAAGATTCCGGCAGCGTAGACAGCGAGTGCGCCCGCAACGATTGCGCGAGGCCAGGTGAATCGTCCTCCGCGGAGCAGGAGTAGCAGTTGGGTGAGGAAGGCGGTGACGCCGACCACGAGGGCAACGGGCAGGGCGGGGACTTCACCGAACGGGTTGTCAGACACGTGAGCGATCCTGCCCATCTCGTCTGTCCGACGCGTCCCTCCAGGGGTTGATCCGCGGGGCAGGTCGTTGCGAACTGGAGCCAGGTAGGGCACATCCCCGCACTGACCGAGCGCGCGCCAGCGTCCGCTAGACGATCGTTAACCGGACGTCTTGCGTGTCGCGGTGACCGACCGACAGCGGCCCGGATTCGGTGAGCAGAGCGGGAGATTGTCTGGCGGATCGCCGCGTCGCCGGGCGTGCCGTTACGTATCGACGAGGGGCTTAGCTTCCGGTTTCTCGTAAACGATGGAGCAGGAAAGGGCTGGGGTAGGTACTCGCCTCCGGGAGCGGCAATCGCTTCCGTGACGATGTGCTTCCGGAGCCGGGCGCGGCTGGTGTGCACGTTCTGCGTGCCGACGTTGAAGTGCTCCTCGGAGCGGGTCATCGCGTCGTCCGTGTATGGCCCCGAGGTGTCATGGCCGGCACCATGCCGCGCATCGTGGACTGCTCATCCGCGGCCGAGCAGCCTTCCGGCGTAGCGTCCGCGGTGCGGGCATGAGCCACGATCTCTCTTGCGGCAGCGCCTCATCGCGTCGCACCGCGCGATCAGGAAGCACGCCCTTGAAGAGCCTCGTCTACGGACACACACCCCTGCTTGTCTGCGACGCAGTGGCCTACACGACCATCGACTACGCGGCCGCCCTCGCGCAGAGCGGGCTCGCCGACCGCGTCAGCATCCCAACCTTCGACCGGTCCGGGATCGCTGAGACCGTGATCGTCGTTCTGGCCCCGGCGCTCTACCTCCTGGCGCTCGCGGCCGAGGACGACGAGCTCGGCGACAACCTCACCACCATCCCTCCCGCCACGCGTAGCTACCTGAACGACATCGACGCGCGCACAGCAGCGGTCCGCGCAGGATTTTGAACATCAGCCGCGACGAACCCGGCGCATCACCTCCCCTGGCACTCGTCGCCTACCGAGACGATGCAGCTGCGCAGCGTCGGCGCCCATACAAGCCAGGCACGATGAACCGATGAGGGCAAACGATGAACACATCAACGTCTCTAGTGATTTCGCGTTCATAGAAAGCGTGTTGCAGGCGCGGGGGCTGCACGTTGACGCGGACGCTCTGCAGCGGGTGGAGCGGATGCTGCAGGGCACGCTCTCCCGAGACCAGGCGCGAGCTGAGATCGCTGCGAAGTACGGGCACCCGCTGCCCTGAACGCCAAGCCCCATCAAGCCCCCACCCTTGTTCTGGGGTCACAGTGTCCGTGTCCCCATTTCTGCGGACAGACGTAGAGTTGCCGGTAGCAGGCCACACCCGATCGGCGTTACGCCGCAGGCTTGTCGAGCATCGACACTCCGGCCGTCGAGTGCTTCTCTGCTGCTCCGGCCGGAGCGCGATCGTTCCTGTCAAAACTGTCCCGGTCGCTAGCCGACCATCTGCACGCGCACCGTAAACCGGAATGGATGGCGGGAGCGAGCGGCCTCGGGTGTTTTGTTTGCCGATCAGCTATCGCCGCGGGGCGGCAGCGGCTTCATACGCGAGTCTTGAAGCTTCTTCCGTGCGTCATGCATCATGCATCCTCATCCCGAGTCGTTCCGCGACAGGATCACCTGCTGCCCGGTGAGCGGCGATGCGTACGCTCGTGGCGCATCGCAGCGCCATCGCGCGGGTTGCGCGGATCTCGCCCGGGAACACCCGTTTCACGGCCGAGGGGGTCATGCTGTGGGGAGGCGGTCCCGACCGTGACGTCGGCAGTGCTGCAGGCGGCACGGCGGTCACCACCGCCGACGGAAGCAGTCATCATGACCGGCCAACCAATCTCCGCTGACCAGCACCTCGCCCTCACGAGCGTCGTGACATCGGGCCTCCCGACCACCCTCGGCACCCAGCACGCCGAGCACTTCTACGACGTCCCGGCCGTGTTCAACCGGCGACCCAGCCCACCTGAGGTCGCCGCTCTCGAAGCTTCGACCAGCCACAAGACACTCGAGCGCTCTGGGTACCCCGAGGTCACCCTCGCCGTCCACGACCGTCGCCTCGTCATCGGACACACCAACCTCGACCAGCTGGAGCGGGGGCTCGCGACTGCGCTTGCGAACCTGGTGCACCAGATCAGCGGCGACGCCCTCGCGAAGGCGAGGCAGTCCCGCGACAATGCGCAGCTGGCGAGGGATGAGCAGCTGGCCCGGGCGCAGGATGTCACCCGCGCGGCCGAGCGCATCCGGTTCGTACCCGACGAGCAACTCCGCGCGCTGTGAACCCGCACACCACCTCGGACGCGTCCAGCCTGCACGACCAACCGCTGCGGCCTGAGGAGAACATCCCCGACGAGCCCTCCACCCACGTCACGCTGGATCCCGCAGGGGTGCTGCGCACCCTCGTGCTGCAGGACCCCGAACACGACGACGTCAACCTCACCGTCAGAGGCTCTGCACCTGAGTCATTGCGATACCGCGGAGAGATGTGGACGGCGACCCACGTCCGGCTGCACCGTCCGATGGCCCGGAACGGCTACCAGTACGTCCGCAGCACCTGAAACCGGGACCGGCTGTGGGCACGGGCCGCCGTGCCCACAGCCGGTCCCGCACGGTCCCGTCATCGACGGAGCGTCTGCTTGGGGTACTCGCCGTACCGGGCGCGGAACGTGGCGGAGAACCGCCCCATGTGGGTGAAGCCCCACTTCTGCGCCGCTTCCCGGACCGATGTTTCTGCCGGGTCCGCAGTGCGAAGTTCCTCGTACGCTCGGCCGAGCCGGACATCCCGGACGTACTCCATCGGGGTCCGACCGAGGACTCGTTGGAACGATTCCTGCAGCCCGCGGACGCTCATCTCGGCTGCGGCCGCGACGTCGGAAATGGTCAATCGGGTGTGCGCGTGCGCGTGGATGAACTCGACGGCAGCACGCACCGGACGGTTCTGCCGCGCTCCGTAGCGGGGTGGCAGGCGTTCCGCCTGCGGCGGGAACAGTCGAAGCAGCGTGCGCGTCAGCTCTCGCTGAGCTTCGTGCCACGCCAGCGACGATGCGCCCGTCTCGCGCAGCACCTGGACCGCCGTGGAGAGGGAAGCCTGCCAGGGGCCGACGGCCGCGATGTCAGGGCCGGCCATGTGATCGAACACGACCGCGCGATCAACGAGGTACCGCTCCGCGGCGACGTCGAGGACCAGGGCCTTGCTGACGTGCACGAGGCGTTGGTCCCAGTCCTGACACTCCACCTCGAAGCGCCGGTCCACCGGGAACATGGTCGGAGTCCCGCGACGCATGCGGATCTCGTTCCGACCGACGTCGAGGCGCGCGGTGCCCTGATCGAGCCACTGCACCACGACCTCCTGCTCGGTGGCGATCTCACCGCGGAGGTAGCCGTGCATCTGCGAGCGGCGCACGCTCAGCTCGGAGTCACCGATCCCGACGTACTTGAACCAGTACTCGTGGTCGGTCGGCCGCGAGTACCACCGTTTCCCGGCGTACATGCCGGCGAGGGACCGGATCGCGGCGTCGGTGTCGTCACCGGTGACCGCCACGATCGGCCGGAGCGTCGGGGAACCGGCGGCCGTAGCAGCGGACGGAGCCCCCTCTGCGGCTACCGGAAGTTCCGTGCTCACGCGTCCGACCCCGTGTTCGCACGCCTGCAGTCGGATCGTGTGCGTGGGAGTGGCAGGCGACGTCGGTCGAGTTGGACGCGATCGGGAAGAGATGGCGGCCCTGACCGGGGTGGGCGTTCGTTCCTCGTGCTCTGGTGGCGGGGGGTTTCGGCGGTCATAACGACCTGCATCTCTGGGGCAGCGAGCCCCGTGATGTCGGGACGTGCCAACGCGTCAAGCGGCCGCGGAGAACGGGAGCATCGTGACGGTGACCTTGGTGGTGACCCGAGTGCTCACGCTACGTCGAATACGCGGGACAGGCCGCGAGTCGTGCGGATCGTGGCTCTCTGGCCGGTGCGAACACCCCCGTACCGGAGCCGTGAAGTCTGCCCATTCGACGATGAAATCAGCGCACAACTCTTTCGTCGCAGGCCTCGCATGGCTGTGTGCTCGCCCTTGCAGACGCCGACCGATAGAAGTGGGATGCGGGGGCGTCTGCCTGGAGTTCGGGTCCGGAGCAGCCGCCCCCGCGCTACGACGCCGTCGGGTTCGACGCTGAAAGTCACAACGAAGCCAGCCCGAAAACAGGGAGATCGGGTTGCCGCAGCTAGGGCCACGGCGTAGCTCACGGGACGCTACACGCCGTGGTCCACGGCGACTCCCAGCACCGCCTCACACTCCCGTCCATCACAGGGGTCCTACTAGTCCGTTAGCCGATCGGCAAACGGACTGCCTCCGTCTGCCGGTTCGGTCGTATCTGCGTAGTCCTGAAGATCACGACTCTACGACACCGGGGCCACCGGGTACGCACATCGACGCCAGATGGATCATCGGACAGGGCCTCATCGTCACCGCGGTGACCGCACGCCGTGTGAAGCAGTAGCCGTCGAGAAAGACGATCCTAAGCGCCATCTACCGGACGGCTAGACGTTTTCGCGGACCGAGGGTCAGCGAGAACGCACCTCGAGCCCTTCGAAGGAAAGGGGTGGAGTGGGTCCTATCTCAACGCAATTCACGTGCACGCCCGCCTCGATGACTGGCGTTGGAATCGTTAGCAGCGCAGGTGCCGCGCTCCCACGAACGGGCCGCCTCCGGGTGAGGGCAGCGAAAGGGAGTGCCCGCCGTGCAGGTCTCAACCGCTAATCGGTCAGCGAGACAGCCGTTACTCCGGCGCTACGCCCGAACAATGATGAACGGTGAGCGCAACCAACGTCGGCGTGCACGGCCGCTCACGCGTGCCGAACGCACCGCAAAGCGAAGGCAGTACGAGCAGCCGATGTGGCTACCGCGGCCCTTGCGATGGTTATGGGCCTAGCTGATTCGACCGCTCGTAC
Coding sequences within it:
- a CDS encoding AraC family transcriptional regulator produces the protein MAVTGDDTDAAIRSLAGMYAGKRWYSRPTDHEYWFKYVGIGDSELSVRRSQMHGYLRGEIATEQEVVVQWLDQGTARLDVGRNEIRMRRGTPTMFPVDRRFEVECQDWDQRLVHVSKALVLDVAAERYLVDRAVVFDHMAGPDIAAVGPWQASLSTAVQVLRETGASSLAWHEAQRELTRTLLRLFPPQAERLPPRYGARQNRPVRAAVEFIHAHAHTRLTISDVAAAAEMSVRGLQESFQRVLGRTPMEYVRDVRLGRAYEELRTADPAETSVREAAQKWGFTHMGRFSATFRARYGEYPKQTLRR
- a CDS encoding recombinase family protein → MNALLIGYARVSTHEQDLTAQRVALERLGVLPINIHTDHGLTGTNRSRPGLREALASCRDGDTLVIAKLDRLARRLRDAKDIVDELTAKNVKLNIGGSVHDPNDPVGRLLFNVLAMVAEFESDLIRARTREGMQIAKAKGHLRGRQPKLNVAQQRHLLEVHEAGTHSVAELAELFSVGRATVYRCIDRQVHPDR
- a CDS encoding SDR family oxidoreductase, with product MRDEFGDAVTPIRADAAQQADIATVFAAVAERGRGLDAVHANADGGEFEALDAVTAEDFEATFGTNVRGTTLTLQGAVPFLREESAVVVTGSTAASGTEPSFGLYGASKAAVAALTRTWAAELAPLGVRINTIVPGPTETPGLAGLAPRNPDAMLEQMASGLPFGRLLLPEEVAASALFLVSDQSSGMTGSELLVDGGNSIV
- a CDS encoding VanZ family protein, whose translation is MSDNPFGEVPALPVALVVGVTAFLTQLLLLLRGGRFTWPRAIVAGALAVYAAGIFANTVLPIYLNRHPQLQPWTPKLAMIPFHDYEVMDAITNVIVFAPLGILIPLLMRQPSWVKVVLAAAAVSLAIELLQIVTDGLFGGGHVADVNDFLWNTVGGAVGYAIFLVVSRTPVFSRLVELFRWHPATRTTRTA